A genomic window from Salvia miltiorrhiza cultivar Shanhuang (shh) chromosome 5, IMPLAD_Smil_shh, whole genome shotgun sequence includes:
- the LOC131025837 gene encoding uncharacterized protein LOC131025837 — protein sequence MALVYTKIVDLHPSVTNSMIKVICIRRYAIKYGGEQSSIECVEHDREGTRIHLTIPRGQCGALGHIMQEDVVVQIRNFFVRNNNFVRNKTVDNPYRIVLFPKSQMSACVDPDFPLQKFLFKDFNDISAIEDANEEVLFDVIGVLVGKRYIKDQNNVKLIELVLEDARPTLYKVSVGIKFSKKTLSLNLETVKEDSVSDEDINVKAIDEIVTNENGEAWICGTIESVDCSYTWCYMACIRCTRKVAKLNNRFFCGACNKYDGKANQRYMLILNVVDSTNNVSLLVWDKESITLLGKKASEIELKGNEIGHLEIIPKEIESAHIGKTILFKVQLRADIKTLNDRPYIVLKVCNNADTVQKYASTNGQNSEGEFNVQSSQKSFEEECEGLSQITTIPVLSGNKKVI from the exons ATGGCACTTGTGTATACCAAAATTGTGGATTTGCATCCTTCTGTAACAAATTCGATGATAAAAGTCATATGCATTCGTCGCTATGCTATCAAGTATGGAGGGGAACAATCCTCTATTGAATGTGTGGAGCATGATCGTGAG GGTACAAGAATTCATTTGACTATACCACGTGGACAGTGTGGTGCACTTGGGCATATTATGCAAGAGGATGTTGTTGTGCAAATTAGGAATTTTTTTGTGCGAAATAACAACTTTGTGAGGAACAAGACAGTTGACAATCCTTACAGAATTGTGCTGTTCCCAAAAAGTCAAATGTCAGCCTGTGTGGATCCTGATTTTCCGTTGCAAAAATTCCTATTTAAGGATTTCAATGACATAAGTGCTATTGAAGATGCTAATGAGGAAGTGTTGTTTG ATGTTATTGGAGTGTTGGTGGGCAAAAGGTATATCAAAGATCAGAATAATGTGAAGCTCATAGAGCTTGTGCTTGAGGATGCTAG GCCAACGCTTTACAAAG TGTCAGTGGGgatcaaattttcaaaaaaaacacTCTCACTGAATTTGGAAACTGTTAAAGAAGATTCAGTCTCTGATGAAGATATAAATGTTAAGGCTATTGATGAAATTGTGACCAATGAG AATGGAGAAGCATGGATTTGTGGTACTATTGAGTCAGTTGATTGCTCATATACTTGGTGTTATATGGCCTGTATTCGATGCACAAGGAAAGTGGCTAAATTGAACAATAGATTTTTCTGTGGTGCTTGCAACAAATATGATGGGAAAGCTAATCAAAG GTACATGTTGATACTTAATGTAGTTGACTCTACAAACAATGTATCACTCTTGGTTTGGGATAAAGAATCCATAACTCTACTGGGAAAGAAAGCATCAGAGATAGAGCTGAAAGGCAATGAG ATTGGTCACTTGGAAATTATCCCTAAAGAAATTGAAAGTGCTCATATTGGGAAGACTATCCTGTTCAAAGTTCAGCTGAGAGCTGATATCAAAACACTGAATGACAGGCCATACATTGTTCTAAAAGTGTGCAACAATGCTGATACTGTGCAGAAATATGCTTCTACTAATGGTCAGAATTCTGAAGGAGAGTTTAATGTTCAGTCTTCTCAAAAATCGTTTGAAGAAGAGTGTGAGGGTTTGTCGCAGATCACGACGATACCAGTTCTGTCTGGAAATAAAAAGGTTATTTAA